The Nitrospirota bacterium genome includes a window with the following:
- a CDS encoding M23 family metallopeptidase, which yields MMMTALKQAQLRISRLDRTMIMAVVLLSSVFPVELFPNTPPPPKGLDGQYSGKQGQVLVVKVKGEEQATEVTGTFLDRTIPFFREFRPGEPAGYVGLLGIDMQDDPGTYELAVEVKQGEQAKQLSFNVLVAKEKFAVEHLKLPKEKVDLDEKAVARWKAEQAQVKLALAENSRLKLWHSNFVEPVNGKRTGIFGSVRIMNGKPRNPHNGEDIGAPMGADVAATNDGIVRITVDHIFSGRGVFVDHGLGFYSMYFHLSEILVKDGDLITAGQIIGKVGATGRATGPHLHWGVKLNGARVNPYTLLDLPFKNGVTPAATVATPAPEPTLDPHAVPIKE from the coding sequence ATGATGATGACCGCTCTCAAGCAGGCGCAGCTGCGGATCTCGCGACTGGACCGGACGATGATCATGGCCGTCGTGTTGTTGTCCAGCGTCTTTCCCGTCGAGTTGTTTCCCAACACGCCGCCTCCGCCGAAGGGCCTCGATGGACAATATAGCGGCAAGCAGGGGCAGGTGCTGGTGGTCAAGGTGAAGGGCGAAGAGCAGGCAACGGAGGTGACCGGCACATTCCTCGATCGGACGATTCCCTTCTTCCGTGAGTTCAGGCCAGGGGAGCCGGCCGGCTATGTCGGGTTGCTCGGGATCGACATGCAGGACGATCCAGGAACCTATGAACTGGCCGTAGAAGTGAAGCAGGGTGAACAGGCAAAGCAATTGAGCTTCAATGTTCTGGTGGCCAAAGAAAAGTTCGCCGTCGAGCATCTGAAGCTGCCCAAAGAGAAGGTCGATCTGGACGAGAAGGCTGTGGCCCGCTGGAAAGCCGAGCAGGCGCAGGTAAAATTGGCGCTCGCGGAGAATTCACGCCTGAAACTCTGGCACAGCAACTTCGTGGAGCCGGTGAACGGCAAACGCACCGGCATTTTTGGCAGCGTGCGGATCATGAACGGCAAGCCGCGCAATCCCCACAATGGAGAGGATATCGGCGCGCCGATGGGGGCCGATGTCGCTGCCACGAATGACGGAATCGTCCGGATCACCGTCGATCATATTTTCTCCGGCAGGGGCGTCTTCGTCGATCACGGGTTAGGTTTCTACTCGATGTATTTTCACCTCTCTGAGATCCTGGTCAAAGACGGAGACTTGATCACAGCCGGCCAAATCATCGGCAAGGTGGGAGCGACCGGTCGCGCCACAGGGCCGCATCTCCATTGGGGCGTCAAGCTCAACGGGGCCCGAGTGAACCCCTATACGTTGCTCGACCTGCCATTCAAGAACGGTGTGACACCAGCGGCCACGGTTGCCACCCCGGCTCCTGAACCAACGCTAGACCCGCACGCCGTACCCATCAAAGAATAA